Part of the Citrus sinensis cultivar Valencia sweet orange chromosome 2, DVS_A1.0, whole genome shotgun sequence genome, ATGATTTCAGTTCTTTCTAATTTTGGTTAATCAGCAAAATCTGTGGTCAACGACTTAAAATCAATTACATATGCATACACAGAATTTGGAAATGACTATATATGAGCTAAATGGCGGTAAATCGACATTCacattatatatgtataggTATGTATTCTAATCATGCCAATCCATTTCCTTTACACTTTCCAGTTatgtcaataaattaatggattTCTTCTTTCCAGCTCAAGACTTAAGAGTGACTAAAAGCTATACATTGTCTgtacatgtgtgtgtgtgtgtggccTAGGCTACTTTCAGCTGCATGTTTGAGAGCCGAGCGTCTTCCCTTTATAATGCACCGCAACAATGATTGGGatgcttaattattttatgtcatCCTTAATTGTAATTGtggaaaaaataatcaacACGTACAAAATCAGATCCTAATCCAGTCATCACTTATTGTACGTACTGCATGCCATACTCAGACaaattttgtgaaattgaTTATTGAAAGAGAACAAGTGTTGCAGAAGAGGCCGAGAGAGACCTTGGTTTCAATTCGGCAGCTCACTATCATTCTTCTTCTCTGTATTTGCTTTATTAGCAAGTGAtggtgatgaagaagaagaaggaatgcTCATTGTGAGATCAAGATTCAAATCAGGCAATAATCTACATGGCTCATCCTCCCAGCAACTCCCAGCATCAGATGCTTGATAAATATCGTCACCGCGGGGTTTGACTGCTGGTTCATTCATATCAACTAATTGCTGCCCCAAAGATGTTGCACCAGTAGAATTGTGAGGAAGGCTGTGGTGCAACCGATGATTTTTCGGATCAATTCCCATATTTATAAGCTTTCTCCTTAAATGAGAGTTCCAATAATTCTTCACTTCATTAGCGGTACGGCCAGGCAATCTTCCAGCAATCAATGACCacctaaaaatattataagcaccattgtcaaaattttagcATCCCCAGACTTGTTGCAATGATTTGATGATGTACATAGTACTTGTGTACAATGTTTTTCCTGTAATTGAGCTGAaaagatgaatttttttttttcatatttttgcttaagagaaagaaagatgaCGGTAAATTAAAGAGGGAATCTGATCAATAGGGGCGTATcatgcatatatatttataattatactgTAACCTATTGCCTAGAAGTGCGTGAAGCTTGATGATGAgatcttcttcatcttcagcaAAGTTGCCTCTTTTAAGGTCAGGCCTCAGATAGTTTATCCATCTCAGCCTACAACTTTTACCGCAGCGAGCCAGGCCTGAtcaataaagcaaataaaaaaggataaaggaacaaacaaaataaacccATTCTTTTGCCTCGTTCTACATATGCTTTCTTAATTtccactattattattttgtaatattatgAGATAAATTACCTGCAGCCTGAGGGAGGGTACGCCAGCAGCCTTCGCCATGTTTACGAATATAATCAATGAGCTTCTGGTCTTCTTGCTTGGACCAAGCTCCTTTGTTTGTGTCTTGCTTATCACAGCAAGGCTTCCGCATTGTGTAAGTTAAGATCACAaccttaaattattattcttgAGAAACCTAGCTGATGGATAATGCTGTGATCGAATGAAGAAATGGAGAGAATTAAGCTGAAGAAGATTTGGAGCTAAAGAAAAGAGCAATGTGGGTGGGTGGGTGGTGGGGGTacgtgtgtatatatatatataactgcTAGGGTAGTTTGGATATGAAGACGAAGAGAGCAAAATTAAGTTGACTTGGACCGGTGGTTTAGCCATGCTTGGGAAAGTGAGACTGTGAGAGGTTTCAAAGAGGATGAGCAGGTACACGCTGTTTGACAAATTTTGATTGTGAGTTAGTTGCCGTTAAGTAGAAGTCCTTGTCTTTCACCCATAACCACAGTTACGTTATAAATGATACCAGCATACATATCTCAATACCTCATTATGTTTtcgtggtttttttttttttttggttataaattaattaacaatattttatgggttatttacattattattgtttttgtttgtttgacaAAAGAGCTTCTGTTCATGACACAAacaaagtaattaatattacatttcCAAAAGTATTATTCCAATATTTGCTTTGTTAAATAACTGGGCAATAATTGACACATTCATTTATTggatactcaattttataatttatgaaattacttaTCAATTCATCTGAAAATGAATATCAGTTTGGTTGACAAGATGTAgtaaaaagtattatttaacattatatattataagatCTTTAAAGGGTCCAAATGATCATATTTCATAACTAAAAAGAGATACCTTCTCTATATATAAATTAccatttgaataaataaaaaaataaattctttgaaataaagaaatctgAATCCTCCTAGTCAGATATATCCCTACTTGATTGGGTATAACGTTTCCGTTACactaaaaattacaaaataaatgaatgaataaataaaaagagaagaagaataagagcatctccaaaaaggtctttaaattttactcttcaaatttcaatttgcttACTGATGTGGCAAATAagtgtataaaaaaatataatcccCTCCAAAAGAGTCaccaaataagaataaattaatattattttaatcaaatctttcccactatcaaattgaattgttattatattttttaaaagaaacataaataataattattgtagtcttatcttttcaataaataataataaatattaatagaagagGGAGAAACTCACTCGGCAATATTAAAGAGTTAAAaacaaatcttatttgaagaatctaaATTAAAGTATCTTTTGGAGTGTTTAATATTGATatggctcttcaaataagaagtagaatcttatttgaagagtcttttggagatgctctaaGCAAAACAGATTGAAAACCTAAAGGAAGTTGGCAATGTCACGTTTTTATTACTTTGACTGATGGTTTTCGATATTTATCATGTAACAGAACAAACAGTCCTATCATTGGCTTCCCCTACTTCCCTTTATTTCAATCTCATTCATATATTTAGGAATTTTAAAGTGTAGGAAAGTCCAGAAAAGTATATAAACAGTGGGGTTTATGTACTCTAAATTTTAAGTCTCTTAAACTCCacggttttaaagttttttcgGACTTTTCCTACACTTTAAAATCCTGGACCAGCCTAACTCACTTGTGATCAtcgaaattaataaatttttagttaaaaatatttcatgccATGGAGAGCtaattagaagaaaataatatcatttttttaatgcacaAAACTCAAACATTGAATTTTTTCCGTGTGAGTTTTTTTAActctatctattttttattaacaaaataaagttGGTGGGTTTAACTCATATTTAAAATCTAGTTAATGagttatatttttcattttcaatagtCCATTTAGCTTAATTGTTTATAGGTGTAGATTTTAGGCTACAACTTTAaagtattttggtaaatatttACAACTATAACTTGAAAGTTAGAGTGATTTTACCCCAACCTTTTTCTATGaataatttgtattatctttaatttttcagagTTATATTTAcgaaatattattaacttttattttacacatatatatttaataaccCATATATgttttacatatataatattttaccacatattttatattatgtatgtatgtgcgtacatatgtatttatatataattttgtagTGAGGGCCATTAactgaccaaaaaaaaagtctccaatgtattgaaatatgtggtttttttttaatatattttacgAACATTCTCATTAGATAAGAATtatacatatgtatgtatatatatcgGAGATTATTCTAAACTAATTATAGGGATTTAAGATAGCTAAATTTTAGATATAAATTAACCCACCGACTTATTTAATGGATTGAATCTTACAGATGTACTACGAAGCTCAACTAACTAAGAGAAAGTGACCCAATCCAAAAGAAACCAATATGTGAGAAGCTTATTCATCAAATTATGTATTATCAATTGGAGAAGTACCTACCGTTTCAAGGTTCATGACCGGCATGCATTAGTACTTGCAAACATTTATGACTAGACACAATTCAGCGAGAGCAATTTATACTATGTTTGGACTTCTTGTTTAGCACATGTTTCTCGCGCTCCATGTACTGTTCAAAAGCAAGAAAGATCGGTGGGACTTTTGATGAGAATGAGAGATTGAGAGGTAAACAAAGGAGATGCCAAGTTCTTATCTATAATTAAGATGTATACATATACATTTTATTGTTTCTTGGAATATATAGCAACAGGTCAAGCAAAGATTAACTATCAATCTAACCCAAATTCATTTAACTGCAAGAGGTAGGTAGCTGTGGAATTGGACCATTAATGGATTGAATCAATAGATGCAgctaaattttagaattcgATCACTTACAGTGTCTGGATATGATTTCGCATTTTGTTTAAGAATCCGATCAGTAGATTCCATGCATGCTTGCTTCAAGCATAGATTTTTAAGAcatttctataaataaatattcaactTCAAGCGGAGATCAACGCAAATCAAGAAAACCTAATTTCGAATGTGCCTGCGTGCTTTGCTAGCTAGCCTGTTTCCAAGAAAATGGAGGCAATTAGAAAAGTAGAATCTTTTCTTCTAATGTTTTCGCATCCGTAGACTGCGTCACAGCCTCAAGGACATGcaaatgtataaataatattcaaaataaataaataaataaaacctaGCTCCCTGCCTCACAATTCACATACCTACCGTCTTTGCAACCAGAAGTCATCTTACTatccttgatttttttttttttttttgggctatAGCAGAACATTTATTGAGCtgaattagatttaattaattaattggctACCGACTGgaatagatttaattaactgaaTTGATATGAGCACAAATTTAGAAAGCCTTGTTATCCAATAGTAATGCTTGAGCTATACAACAACATTGGAATTGATAGTTCAAACAACGACGTGTCGCTTCATGTGGATTGGAAAATTGACGATAAAAACTTTTAcatgaataaaaattgatgTATGATTGAGTTAGCGCAGTTCTTCTGCTGGTTCGCGCTTGAATAGACTGGCAGGTGATGACTTTTTCTttccaatatatttttttaaaagtcatCACCTGCCACTGATGACTTGTatatagggatggcaaaatctgGATCTGGGTTCGGGTTTAGTCTTTTCGGATTCGGACCCggatattattttctttttccagaCCCGGATTTTAACCCGGATTTTTTTACCCggatccgggtccgggttcaaccAGGAAAAATTCGGGTTTTCGGATTCTGGGTTTTGAACCCGGATCAATGaatcaatattaatttctaaaattctaaaaataaaaaattaatacatttctAAACAATAACATATTtagattaatcaataaaattaattaaaaaataatataaaaattaaatatccgggtccgggtttcgGATGTCCGGGTTAACCTAAACCCGGACCTGGACCCGGATATATCTgggttattaaaatttattccggacctgaatttttttatattccgGTGCGAGTTCAACCCGGCCCAGATtatccgggtccgggccgggtccgggttattttgccatccctacttgtatatatataaaaaaattgacctgttaattaaaaagaaaaaaaaattgatgcaaTTTGTCCACTTCAAATTATGCGATTAGTCAATTACTCTTTCATTTCTAATGGTAGTTTAgaaaattcaatgaaataaaaatagaatggAAACCTCTTTTCAGGACATTTATAAAAAGGATTAGAATTCTGTCATGATCTAATCTTATACTgagaaaaaattcaagtgctGATTAGTAGTtcctaaattaaaagaataaaaaagttaaatcttaCCCGTACATCGAAGGTAATACAACCTATtgtataattgaatttaatataattgctACTATATACtataatgtttttttaaaataaatgcacacaTGGTCATAGTATCATTTACTTAGTATATAATTGACATGATATCTTtgaaatattctaaaatttatccactaaaaaaatatgacataagattttaaaaacttaaaagagaTTAGAAGAGGTATCCAATCCATGTCATTGAAATTTGATTATAATGTTATGGACAATTAATTTACATGCATGCATAGGAGGAcattgtaatttatatttatatattattactaccTAAAAAGTGGATGTTAGGCCCAAAGGCCTAGTCTAACCACAAGGTACGCGTCTCATGGACGCCCAAGCCCTTGTACTATAGGTTATGGTTTGGAAGGTACAGATATACGAAAGTAAGAGTTAATtcacattaaatatttagctAAGCCCACTTCGAGGACTTTTTAGCCTATATAAGAGAATGCCTTATAAAACGAGCTAGTAAAGAACCAAttattctataaaaaaaagttaaaaatatgtCTAGTTTAAACACCAAATCCTAAATCACATACATAAATTGTTGATTTACATGCATCAACAATTGTTTTGCTTTTAGATTAATAGTCAAGGAGTTAGTAGATAATTAGTGGCTAAAGAGGCTCATTTTGGTAAGAATGCATCGCAATTGAACTAAATGCATGACTGAAGCTTGCATAAGATAAAATGCAGCCTAACAAGTTTGTATGAGGTAGATCCTCGTATAGCCTACTGTAAATTTAAGCATCATAATAATGTGAAAATGGAAAGGATGGCATGGAGAATTGATTGGTTCTCAATCAAAACTCCAAGTAGAATTATTAACAATGAGGGCAGTCATTTCGTTTTGAGTTAAGTGatttaagagaaaattaaagtgaCTTAAGGGCATGTTTGGTTGCTGTATTATAACTTCTCATTGCATTAGCTTTATA contains:
- the LOC102625526 gene encoding MYB-like transcription factor 4; its protein translation is MRKPCCDKQDTNKGAWSKQEDQKLIDYIRKHGEGCWRTLPQAAGLARCGKSCRLRWINYLRPDLKRGNFAEDEEDLIIKLHALLGNRWSLIAGRLPGRTANEVKNYWNSHLRRKLINMGIDPKNHRLHHSLPHNSTGATSLGQQLVDMNEPAVKPRGDDIYQASDAGSCWEDEPCRLLPDLNLDLTMSIPSSSSSPSLANKANTEKKNDSELPN